DNA sequence from the Rhodospirillales bacterium genome:
CCAGCCACCGCAGCTCCTGTTCGGTCCGGTAGGTACGGATTGCCGCGGGCGCGCAGCGATCGAGAATGTCGTACGAGCGGGCGGTGTCCAGTCCCTCGACGAAGCGCCCGCCATGCGTGTCGATCCGAAGCGAGAGCTCCCCGTTCCGCGCCTGCTCGGGAAACGCCTCGCAGACCGCTAGCGCGTCCGTGATCTCCCGTCCGAAATAGTCCACCAGGACCGTCAGCGGCTCCGCCGGATATTTCGCTGCGAACATCTGCGCCGCCCGGACGGTCGAGCCGGCATAGCCGATCAGGGCATGCGGCATGGTACCGAGCCCCCGGTCCGTCGCCAGCAGCGGCGCCGTCGCGTCATTCGCCGTACCGACGAACCCCACCGCATCGGCTTCTCGCCGCGCTCGCTCCGAGCCGACGGAAGCGCCGTAGACCATCAGTTCCTGCATTTCGGCGCCGGCACAGTGCCGCGCGTCCATCGCCAGAAACGCCACTTTAGGGAGATCGCTGCACATGCTGTACGCGTTGTAGGCAGCGACCGAAGGCGGACCCAGCTTCTGCAGGTAGATGGTCTCAAGGTCCACCAGCGCCGAGAACGGGCCTTCGAGGTAGAGGAGCGGCTCACCCGCCCCGACCCAGGCCCCTTCAGCGTGGCAGAGCTCGATGCCGAACTTGACGCCGCGCTCGACCGCAGCCATCTCCAGCCACTCCACCGCAAGGCGCGGGCAGAAGAGAACAGGTCGACGCATGAACACCGCGTACGTCACCGAGAGATCGCCGTACTGCCGGACAATCCCGCGCGTGAGTTTGAAGTAATGATCCGTGCGCCGAGCCACGTCGTGTTCAAACAGAGACATTCCTGCCCCGTGGCACATCGGTAACGGATGGAAACGTGCCACAGCGTCTGCGGACCGGCAACCGATCCCTGCCAGCCCCAACTGTTGCCGCCGCCCGGTGCCGCGCCGAGACCGCTCCGGTCGCACGGAATTCGGCGCGGTCCGAATGGATGGCGGTCCGGACGCCGACGCCGTGCGTCCCCGGACCGCGGCGGGACGGGGGCGCCGAAGCATGGGGTTGCCGACCGACCGGGCACACGTTTCAACACGTAAGGCCGATTCGCATGCTCCTTGCCGTATCCTACGCGCCCTCCCGGAGGCCCCTGCCGCGTCGCAGCGTGCCGGGCCTGCGTTATGTTGGTGGATGATCATGTGGCATCAGACAGCTGCGTCGGCACTTGGCTATGCGGCCAGCACGGCCGGGCCGGGGATGTGGTGTCATGGAGATTGAAGCGGCAGCCGTCGATTTCGAG
Encoded proteins:
- a CDS encoding nicotinate phosphoribosyltransferase; the encoded protein is MSLFEHDVARRTDHYFKLTRGIVRQYGDLSVTYAVFMRRPVLFCPRLAVEWLEMAAVERGVKFGIELCHAEGAWVGAGEPLLYLEGPFSALVDLETIYLQKLGPPSVAAYNAYSMCSDLPKVAFLAMDARHCAGAEMQELMVYGASVGSERARREADAVGFVGTANDATAPLLATDRGLGTMPHALIGYAGSTVRAAQMFAAKYPAEPLTVLVDYFGREITDALAVCEAFPEQARNGELSLRIDTHGGRFVEGLDTARSYDILDRCAPAAIRTYRTEQELRWLVGTGVSAAALWHFRLALDDAGWDRVRIVASSGFSATKCKVMASASVPVDLIGTGSYLPDDWSETYATADIVRYGSDERVKVGREFLLRKPASTS